Genomic window (Fretibacterium sp. OH1220_COT-178):
TGCTGCAGCTCTCGTTTGGCGCTCTCCAGACGGGAGCGAAGCTCCGACTCCGTCTCCGTGTGCCGTCCCCGGAGCCGCCGCTCCAACTCCGCCTCGGAGGGGGGAAGGACAAAGATCATTACGGAATCGGGAACGAGGGAACGGACCTGAAGCGCACCCTGCACATCGATCTCCAAGAGAACGTCGTGCCCGGCATCCAGCTCACGCTCGACATCCTCCCGGAGCGTTCCGTAACGGGGCCCCCCATGCACCCGAGCGTGTTCCAGAAACAGCCCCTGTTCCGCCATCCGCGTAAACTCGTCCTCGGAGACGAAGCGGTAATCCACCCCTTCGCGATCCTCGGGACGAGGAGAGCGCGTTGTGCAGGAGACGGAATAGGCCAGTCCCTCGATGCCCTTCAGGGCCTGGGTCCGAA
Coding sequences:
- the gmk gene encoding guanylate kinase, translated to MRHRGRLFVLSGPSGVGKGTLRTQALKGIEGLAYSVSCTTRSPRPEDREGVDYRFVSEDEFTRMAEQGLFLEHARVHGGPRYGTLREDVERELDAGHDVLLEIDVQGALQVRSLVPDSVMIFVLPPSEAELERRLRGRHTETESELRSRLESAKRELQQAEKYDHVLMNDDLDRASEGLRRIILSYREGGLRK